In the genome of Bacillota bacterium, one region contains:
- a CDS encoding Gfo/Idh/MocA family oxidoreductase: MIYTAITGRKIRFALVGCGRISKNHFDSISQHADHAELVDVCDTDPSALQKAVHSTGVSGHSSLAALLQKTTADCVILTTPSGIHPQQAIEVAGTGRHVLSEKPMATKWQDGRRMVRACEEAGVRLFVVKQNRKNATLQLLKKAVEQKRFGQIYMVALNVFWQRPQVGYYDQAKWRGTWDLDGGAFMNQASHYVDLLEWIIGPIDSLHAYTATLARDIEAEDTGVISLRWRNGALGSLNCTMLSYPKNLEGSITILGEKGTVRVGGVAVNEIQQWQFADSCPEDEQIKDASYETTSVYGFGHPLYYRNVISTLRGEAEPEVDGREGLKSLEVLIAAYRSARDGVRVGLPLEL; encoded by the coding sequence ATGATATACACCGCCATCACCGGCCGCAAAATCCGCTTCGCCCTAGTGGGCTGCGGGCGCATCTCTAAAAACCATTTCGACTCGATCAGCCAGCATGCCGACCATGCCGAACTGGTGGATGTGTGCGATACCGATCCCAGCGCCCTACAAAAGGCCGTACACAGCACCGGCGTATCCGGGCATAGCAGCCTAGCGGCACTGCTGCAAAAAACCACGGCCGATTGCGTCATCCTCACCACGCCCAGCGGCATCCATCCGCAACAGGCCATCGAAGTGGCGGGCACAGGCCGCCACGTGCTAAGCGAAAAGCCCATGGCCACCAAGTGGCAAGACGGGCGGCGCATGGTTCGCGCTTGCGAAGAGGCCGGCGTGCGCCTGTTCGTCGTCAAGCAAAACCGCAAGAACGCTACGCTGCAACTGCTCAAGAAGGCTGTGGAGCAAAAGCGCTTCGGGCAAATTTACATGGTCGCCCTAAACGTATTTTGGCAACGCCCGCAAGTGGGCTACTACGACCAAGCCAAGTGGCGTGGCACTTGGGATCTGGACGGCGGTGCCTTCATGAACCAAGCCAGCCACTACGTAGACCTGCTGGAGTGGATCATCGGCCCCATCGACTCTTTGCACGCTTACACCGCCACTTTGGCGCGCGACATCGAGGCCGAAGACACGGGTGTGATCAGCCTGCGCTGGCGCAACGGGGCGCTGGGCTCGCTCAACTGCACCATGCTCAGCTACCCAAAAAACCTAGAAGGCTCCATCACCATCCTCGGTGAAAAGGGCACAGTGCGCGTGGGCGGTGTGGCCGTGAATGAAATCCAGCAATGGCAGTTTGCTGACTCGTGCCCCGAAGACGAGCAAATAAAGGACGCCAGCTACGAAACCACCAGCGTGTACGGCTTTGGGCACCCCCTGTACTACCGCAACGTCATATCCACTTTGCGCGGCGAAGCGGAACCCGAGGTAGACGGACGCGAGGGATTGAAATCACT